The Micromonas commoda chromosome 6, complete sequence genome includes the window GCCCGGGATCTCGTTCGAGCgatcgcccggcgcgccgccttcCGAGCCCGACGCCACGTCCGCTTCCCTTCTCGCCTTTGCCATGATTTCTCGCTCGCGTTCAGTGGGCTGGTACCCTCGgcccgcgagcttggcgtgCTCGTCCCAGTACCCCGACCCGTGCGACccgccctgcgcgccgacgtccgatgacgcgtcgtgcgcgggaCCCTGGTCGGTGTAGAAGCGGCGGTACGCGTTCAGCCAGCACGTCGGGGCTTTGTTtgcggcgagcgccagcgaTTGGCGAATGGCGACGCATCGGCTCCGATGGGGCCACGACGCGTACGTCGGGTCGGTCGAGAGctccggggcgacgacgcagaggaagtccgcgagcgcggcgtccgcgtagTGCTCcatctgcgcggcggtgtcgccgccgttgtaCATGGGGTACCGTATCATCCGCAGGACCATGGTTCGGTTGAGTTGTCTGCCGAGTTTCCCGTCGGGGTGATTTTTGGCCGTCTCgaacacgtcgtcgtcgtcgaggccgcaGTCGGTGAGCGGGCCGTGCCACCTGCGccagtcgtcgtccgtgATCCAGGGCCCGCGGAAGAACATGGCGTTGCGCATGACGCCGAACATCTCGAAGGCAAGCACGTAGTTGCGCTCGCTCGATTCCACCGGATGccccgccttggcgagcttgtCGCCGTTCCTGAAGGGCATCGGCAGGCgcttcggcgcgccccgctcgtccacgacgtGACGCCggccgtcgggcgcgacgtccctgGTCTCCATGAGGTGCGGTCTGGCGTGTATGGTGTGGTTCATTCCCATCGCGAGGCACCGATAGTCCGAGTAGAGCACCTCCGGGTCGCACACGTACGCGATTCGCGTGGCG containing:
- a CDS encoding predicted protein; this translates as METRDVAPDGRRHVVDERGAPKRLPMPFRNGDKLAKAGHPVESSERNYVLAFEMFGVMRNAMFFRGPWITDDDWRRWHGPLTDCGLDDDDVFETAKNHPDGKLGRQLNRTMVLRMIRYPMYNGGDTAAQMEHYADAALADFLCVVAPELSTDPTYASWPHRSRCVAIRQSLALAANKAPTCWLNAYRRFYTDQGPAHDASSDVGAQGGSHGSGYWDEHAKLAGRGYQPTEREREIMAKARREADVASGSEGGAPGDRSNEIPGMTDGVSTDANDDTSNETPPPDETTTKTKTGAKNQDGVEAVPGEPLSDQVIASAPGWPTRLLYVAWRQQPGVGGGDALMGGLVKHCGEVKAAADEWGLGGSCDVTAEGAISGTAEGSAYNVAEFTKWIIKSFHAHEFGDSPTLLGPDVSQLDTEFSAPTSPEDYPDGYLEGNEESPDDAPPKDEL